In a single window of the Octopus sinensis linkage group LG1, ASM634580v1, whole genome shotgun sequence genome:
- the LOC115209711 gene encoding uncharacterized protein LOC115209711 — MNKIPTVIKKYKSVDSVLDENEADYYPTEILNSLEPPGIPPHKLVLKVGVSIMLLRNLDPTKLCDGIRLIVKTLSPNVTKAIIITGCASGEAVFVPRIPIRPTDMPFEFKRTQFPVRLSFAMSTNKAQVQSLKSTGLRFSWSPLCWLLQAGLEKGGGLSVNAISTVINSASEENQLQVDIELHLNLGLLEVNL, encoded by the exons atgaataagattcCAACAGTCATTAAGAAGTACAAATCAGTTGATTCAGTCCTTGATGAAAATGAAGCTGACTATTACCCAACAGAGATCCTTAATTCTCTTGAACCACCAGGAATTCCTCCACATAAACTTGTTCTGAAGGTAGGAGTCTCAataatgcttctaagaaatttagatcctACTAAATTATGCGATGGGATAAGGTTGATTGTAAAGACATTATCACCCAATGTGACAAAAGCTATCATCATCACTGGATGTGCCTCTGGGGAAGCGGTTTTCGTTCCAAGAATTCCAATCAGACCAACAGACATGCCCTTTGAGTTCAAACGAACACAATTCCCAGTGCGACTTTCCTTTGCAATGTCTACTAATAAAGCTCAAGTTCAGTCTTTGAAATCTACTGGCTTGCGTTTTTCATGGTCACCTTTATGTTGGTTGCTCCAGG CTGGGCTTGAAAAAGGTGGAGGCTTAAGTGTTAATGCAATTTCCACTGTTATTAACAGTGCTAGTGAAGAGAATCAACTTCAGGTGGATATTGAGCTGCATCTCAATCTTGGCTTGCTCGAAGTTAACCTCTAG